In Anthonomus grandis grandis chromosome 16, icAntGran1.3, whole genome shotgun sequence, a single window of DNA contains:
- the LOC126745880 gene encoding protein takeout isoform X2, with the protein MRRGIPELRLADPEPVEIDEIQLALGTGPDGYRATFRDIEAFGVSNCTVTAVRSDVDTNQFQFTLYIPKITARAKYESSGVLILVRASGGGNYWGEYEGVKVKAYLKAERVPGDDGLTHFKLQQIKMDFSVKDIKMGVDGIHNGNSVLQAALNLFINSNSQELLKEMKPHLKRKLLVLMSDFVTNIFEHVPYNAIISEE; encoded by the exons ATGAGAAGGGGTATTCCAGAGCTACGACTAGCCGATCCAGAACCAGTGGAAATCGACGAAATCCAACTGGCTCTAGGCACTGGGCCTGACGGTTATAGAGCTACTTTTAGAGACATCGAAGCGTTTGGTGTCAGTAACTGTACAGTAACGGCGGTCAG GTCCGACGTTGATACCAATCAGTTCCAGTTCACGTTGTATATTCCAAAAATAACCGCAAGAGCTAAATACGAATCAAGTGGAGTGCTTATTTTAGTAAGAGCTTCTGGTGGAGGGAATTACTGGGGAGAATATG aGGGTGTCAAGGTAAAAGCTTACCTGAAAGCCGAAAGGGTGCCGGGAGACGATGGACTGACCCACTTTAAATTGCAACAGATCAAGATGGACTTCAGTGTTAAGGATATTAAAATGGGAGTGGACGGCATACACAACGGCAACAGTGTACTAC aagCTGCACTGAACCTCTTCATAAACTCCAACTCCCAAGAACTCCTGAAGGAAATGAAGCCTCACTTGAAGAGAAAGTTGCTGGTGCTAATGAGTGACTTCGTCACAAACATTTTCGAACACGTGCCCTATAACGCGATCATTAGTGAagaataa
- the LOC126745880 gene encoding protein takeout isoform X1 codes for MVNYAVFLVVCVGLFKWTEAENPFYYIKQCNRNDPNINQCLRQSTNYLVANMRRGIPELRLADPEPVEIDEIQLALGTGPDGYRATFRDIEAFGVSNCTVTAVRSDVDTNQFQFTLYIPKITARAKYESSGVLILVRASGGGNYWGEYEGVKVKAYLKAERVPGDDGLTHFKLQQIKMDFSVKDIKMGVDGIHNGNSVLQAALNLFINSNSQELLKEMKPHLKRKLLVLMSDFVTNIFEHVPYNAIISEE; via the exons ATGGTTAATTATGCGGTTTTTTTAGTGGTATGTGTAGGACTTTTTAAATGGACTGAAGCTGAAAACC CATTTTACTACATAAAACAGTGCAACAGAAACGACCCGAACATCAACCAATGCCTACGCCAATCGACCAATTATCTAGTAGCGAACATGAGAAGGGGTATTCCAGAGCTACGACTAGCCGATCCAGAACCAGTGGAAATCGACGAAATCCAACTGGCTCTAGGCACTGGGCCTGACGGTTATAGAGCTACTTTTAGAGACATCGAAGCGTTTGGTGTCAGTAACTGTACAGTAACGGCGGTCAG GTCCGACGTTGATACCAATCAGTTCCAGTTCACGTTGTATATTCCAAAAATAACCGCAAGAGCTAAATACGAATCAAGTGGAGTGCTTATTTTAGTAAGAGCTTCTGGTGGAGGGAATTACTGGGGAGAATATG aGGGTGTCAAGGTAAAAGCTTACCTGAAAGCCGAAAGGGTGCCGGGAGACGATGGACTGACCCACTTTAAATTGCAACAGATCAAGATGGACTTCAGTGTTAAGGATATTAAAATGGGAGTGGACGGCATACACAACGGCAACAGTGTACTAC aagCTGCACTGAACCTCTTCATAAACTCCAACTCCCAAGAACTCCTGAAGGAAATGAAGCCTCACTTGAAGAGAAAGTTGCTGGTGCTAATGAGTGACTTCGTCACAAACATTTTCGAACACGTGCCCTATAACGCGATCATTAGTGAagaataa